In Candida dubliniensis CD36 chromosome 6, complete sequence, the following are encoded in one genomic region:
- a CDS encoding cytoskeletal protein, putative (Similar to S. cerevisiae RVS167;~In S. cerevisiae: actin-associated protein, subunit of a complex (Rvs161p-Rvs167p) involved in regulation of actin cytoskeleton, endocytosis, and viability following starvation or osmotic stress) yields the protein MPLLPSTPLPFLPYNLPPPPLPLFLYYYILMSFKGFKKGVLRAPQTVRQKLNMGEITHDAVYLDAERRFKEIETETKKLSDESKKYFNAVNGMLDEQIDFAKAVAEIYKPISGRLSDPNATVPEDNPQGIEASESYQAVVKDLKDTLKPDLELIEKRIVEPAQELLKIIQAIRKMSLKRDHKQLDLDRHKRNFSKYEQKKERTVKDEEKMYSAQAEVEVAQQEYDYYNDLLKNELPILFQMQSDFIKPLFVSFYYMQLNIFYTLYNRMEELKIPYFDLSTDIVEAYTAKKGNIEEQTDAIGITHFKVGHAKSKLEATRRRHAAMSSPPPTGASSITSTGTGSELPAYTPGGYNQPYGDNKYQPPSSPATYQSPVTPAAAQSPTIYQSPVATGQPPAYLPQTPASAPPPQAGSGLPTCTALYDYTAQAQGDLTFPAGAVIEIIQRTEDANGWWTGKYNGQTGVFPGNYVQL from the coding sequence ATGCCACTTCTTCCTTCCACCCCCCTTCCTTTTCTTCCATATAATCtccctcctcctcctcttccCCTTTTTCTCTACTATTACATTCTTATGTCATTTAAAGGATTTAAAAAGGGTGTCCTTAGGGCCCCACAGACAGTGCGTCAGAAATTAAACATGGGGGAAATCACCCATGATGCTGTTTATCTTGATGCCGAAAGAAGattcaaagaaattgaaaccgaaacaaagaaattgaGTGATGAATctaaaaaatatttcaatgCTGTTAATGGGATGTTAGATGAACAGATTGATTTTGCCAAAGCAGTGGCAGAAATTTATAAACCAATCAGTGGTAGATTATCCGACCCCAATGCTACTGTGCCGGAAGATAACCCACAAGGTATTGAAGCATCAGAACTGTACCAAGCTGTGGTTAAAGATCTCAAAGATACATTAAAACCCGATTtggaattgattgaaaaaagaattgttgaACCAGcacaagaattattaaagatTATCCAAGCTATAAGGAAAATGTCATTGAAAAGAGACCATAAACAATTGGATTTGGATCGTcataaaagaaatttttctaaatatgaacagaagaaagaaagaactgttaaagatgaagaaaaaatgtaCAGTGCTCAAGCAGAAGTTGAAGTTGCTCAACAAGAATATGACTATTATAATGACTTGTTAAAGAATGAATTAccaattttgtttcaaatgcaaagtgattttattaaaccATTGTTTGTTTCCTTCTATTATATGCAgttgaatattttttacACATTATACAATAGAATGGAAGAGTTGAAAATTccatattttgatttgtcgACTGATATTGTCGAAGCTTACACTGCCAAGAAGGGGAATATTGAGGAGCAAACCGACGCTATTGGAATCACCCATTTCAAAGTCGGACACGCCAAATCCAAATTGGAAGCCACTAGAAGAAGACATGCTGCTATGAGTAGTCCACCTCCTACCGGTGCTAGCTCTATCACATCCACTGGTACTGGAAGTGAATTACCTGCATACACCCCGGGAGGTTACAATCAACCATATGGTGATAACAAGTATCAACCACCATCTTCTCCAGCAACATACCAATCTCCTGTGACTCCTGCTGCTGCTCAATCTCCAACTATTTATCAATCACCAGTGGCTACTGGACAGCCTCCAGCATATTTACCACAAACTCCAGCAAGTGCTCCGCCACCACAAGCAGGTAGCGGTCTTCCAACATGTACAGCTTTATACGATTATACTGCACAAGCCCAGGGTGACTTGACTTTCCCTGCAGGAGCCgttattgaaattatacAAAGAACCGAAGATGCCAATGGATGGTGGACTGGTAAATACAATGGTCAAACCGGGGTGTTTCCTGGTAATTATGTGCAATTATAG
- a CDS encoding RING finger protein, putative (appears to be a fusion of orf19.1217 and orf19.1219;~allelic variation; the region 891585..891647 bp (shown here) represents the long allele of this gene (5'-GAT AGT GGG AAA CAA CAA CAA CAA CAA CAA CAA CAG CAA CAG CAA GAC ACT GAA AAC AAC ATT -3'); the short allele (not shown) is: 5'-GAT AGT GGG AAA CAA CAA CAA CAA CAG CAA GAC ACT GAA AAC AAC ATT-3) — MDGKKKKFSFALQYNFDILLLYISKYLDNMAKQYEITGDLGYNGFPISLNYITHLPDISTLYNSEVVVIFKSLMKRDPKTKEKALNDLLTITEIDDPTIVAWLQVYPKLALDNSRSVRLLSHQIQGNFLKIVGGKKYSKYLKSSIPIWLMGIFDTDKSVSSIAYKTLLQSFQGDVSKLNKTWNIFEEQIINLIGTLVSIESMETLSDRRYTSESEMVSKYDRGLVCAINMLSKLSDENIVPILEEESLWDHLSNSLKEDNMDLVLFKNLLLLITNLSDDNLQVVYKLVSKKFIKIKFKSNKISGSIIYSNVIIPFWQAIVRLTEFGIRNKLKKNFWDLAGSKSSTRFYEYLKLGPCNSDPSYYQLVVKIFQDLQKLDVVDFNSQDEYDYVINLLSKQYSTTMGTFKAGALDCALKISNLFTVESTMLVDELILQVLKSLASIRSQPDKTAIVQTLKNNLSSGTEKVFNKLNKTVEKFITDANVIDSSPKSFLSVYFDVLKQLGLQSQLDNLVRYVCTDLLDESEDLNLEIPFFVIKLYLNNMIDPIPEVTDFLVQLPAFVEEDFITPILDILNIAIAKKLLQNEDELDDIVNDFYLKLTMVKPEKIDYFIQNLGITIDEKRFPEIYSHLTDVSKKEMSKDQIEMIVKSTKDKDVLLNVIKSLDSEDAYLKFIELVVQYNLLSIIIDLDISQLLHVAWIHLNVKFLTTLKEFKDIYLVSMIEFIKLGSGSLSEEFYKFVKTGPLPIEQFKQRTLDSISKIDIFSVAISNPLGSAVYLCQKGKTPSELDEFIPSIGKFLNNIDGQVVDTLLLLIKEYLADYILLKDNVNQDVVDVLSNLQHKISKHFKNFKFGDLINEKTLVLEELWQLVERNDVHAFYAARIIKRAVEDSLEFESLSSFESFDINYTKLVKTPFKFVSLVGGFSKFLNSKKLDRIRNYVLSEILAVKKEEQIITDGIKWVVLSLVFFNTEVFATDVYPIHKLTMVLSLISDWLDSSVAYDNEFIDLRVLICCFLGVIISKQTNIPDNYYELAKKVFENNFEIIQLEPNRLDLNYYTLKFYIQVMNKDMGKFDEELIDIFLNFNYTCRNQATILVEQTIARVLRESSIEMKIIQSKKSSFFKLFTSSKSVSVQRICAWYLRQIILLEQQEFVVEYQLSKNDEKELQARIPDELIKIVNHTLGHQEYEVFQYMWSWVLILSYMEDITLKMKNEYIGQLVQNKELPILFDFVFEYLHVEDESLFIIDSGKQQQQQQQQQQQDTENNIIPNYDLIETGKSESSIHELKLLAGYIYFKCAQLCGSQVQLWYQEIRDKQFKNIVEKFTVKFIAPILVKDIKENVGKEIGKLEQNEVNIKIGTNQIKANISVEEENISMRWSIPSNYPLSNVSVEGPLCVGVKENQWKAWLLASQKIISLTNGSITKSIELFCKNVNLHFSGFEDCAICYSILHQDSSLPSKNCTTCSNKFHAACLYKWFKSSGSSTCPLCRSTFNFRR; from the coding sequence ATggatggaaaaaaaaaaaaattctctTTTGCCTTACAATATAACTTTGATATTCTTTTGCTTTACATCTCAAAGTATTTGGATAATATGGCTAAACAATATGAAATTACAGGAGATTTAGGGTATAATGGATTTCCTATATCTTTAAATTATATCACCCACTTGCCAGATATTTCTACTTTATACAACTCCGAAGTAGTTGtgattttcaaatcattaatgaaAAGAGACCCTAAGACCAAGGAGAAAGCATTGAATGATTTGTTAACAATAACAGAAATTGACGACCCAACAATTGTTGCATGGCTTCAAGTGTATCCAAAGCTTGCCTTGGATAATTCCCGAAGTGTTCGTTTGTTGTCCCATCAAATTCAAggcaattttttgaaaattgttgGTGGTAAGAAATATagtaaatatttgaaaagtTCAATACCTATATGGTTAATGGGGATATTTGATACAGATAAATCTGTATCTTCAATTGCATATAAAACATTATTACAATCATTCCAAGGAGATGTTtccaaattgaataaaacttggaatatttttgaagaacaaattatcaatttgattggAACTCTTGTCAGTATAGAAAGCATGGAAACTTTATCAGATAGACGATACACTAGTGAATCTGAAATGGTGTCAAAATATGATCGAGGATTAGTTTGTGCTATTAACATGTTAAGCAAATTACTGGACGAAAATATTGTTCCTATATTAGAAGAAGAGTCGTTATGGGACCATTTGAGCAATTCTCTCAAAGAAGATAATATGGATTTGGTGTTATTCAAAAACTTGCTATTACTTATAACCAATTTATCGGATGACAACTTACAAGTGGTATATAAACTAGTTTCTAAGaagtttatcaaaatcaaattcaaatccaataaaattTCTGGAAGTATTATTTATTCCAATGTGATTATACCATTTTGGCAGGCTATTGTAAGATTAACTGAATTTGGTATCCGtaataaattgaagaagaatttttgGGATCTAGCGGGTAGCAAAAGTTCTACTAGGTTTTACGAGTATTTGAAACTTGGTCCATGTAATCTGGATCCAAGTTATTACCAATTAGTTgtcaaaatatttcaagATTTGCAAAAGTtagatgttgttgattttaacAGCCAGGATGAATACGATTATGTGATTAATTTGCTACTGAAGCAGTATTCAACAACCATGGGGACATTCAAAGCAGGTGCATTGGATTGTGCATTAAAGATACTGAATTTATTTACTGTGGAATCAACTATGTTGGTTGATGAACTTATCTTGCAAGTATTAAAAAGCTTAGCCAGTATTAGATCTCAACCTGATAAAACTGCCATTGTTCAaactttgaaaaacaaCCTTTCTAGTGGTACAGAAAAAGTatttaacaaattgaataagACTGTTGAAAAGTTCATTACTGATGCAAATGTTATTGATAGTTCACCAAAGAGTTTTTTGAGTGTATATTTTGATGTTCTTAAACAGCTTGGGTTGCAGTCACAATTGGACAATTTGGTACGATATGTTTGTACTGATTTACTTGATGAAAGCGAAGATTTGAATCTTGAAATACCATTTTTTGTGATTAAGTTGTATTTGAACAATATGATAGATCCGATCCCAGAAGTTACTGACTTTTTGGTTCAACTTCCTGCCTTTGTTGAGGAAGATTTTATTACGCCAATTTTGgatattttaaatattgccattgcaaaaaaattgttacaaaatgaagatgaattagATGATATAGTGaatgatttttatttgaaattaactATGGTTAAACCAGAAAagattgattattttataCAAAATCTTGGAATaactattgatgaaaaacGATTCCCTGAAATTTATTCTCATTTAACAGATGtatcaaagaaagaaatgtCCAAagatcaaattgaaatgattGTAAAATCTActaaagataaagatgTTTTGTTAAATGTTATAAAATCATTGGATAGTGAAGATgcatatttgaaatttattgaattagttgttcaatataatcttttgtcaattattattgatttagaCATTTCTCAACTTCTTCATGTTGCTTGGATTCATTTAAATGTCAAATTTTTAACAACCctaaaagaatttaaagaTATTTATCTTGTGTCGATGATTGAGTTTATTAAATTAGGGTCAGGGTCTTTAAGTGAAGagttttataaatttgttaaaacGGGTCCTTTACCcattgaacaatttaaacaaaGAACTTTAGATTCTATTTCCAagattgatattttttcaGTTGCAATATCCAATCCGTTAGGACTGGCAGTTTACTTGTGccaaaaaggaaaaacaCCTCTGGAACTCGATGAATTTATACCTTCAATTGgtaaatttttgaataacATTGATGGACAAGTAGTGGAtacattgttgttgctaaTAAAAGAATACCTTGCCGACTATATTTTACTCAAGGACAATGTTAATCaagatgttgttgatgtgtTGTCTAATCTACAACACAAAATCAGTAAGCATTTTaagaatttcaaatttggtgatttgattaatgaaaaaaccCTTGTATTAGAAGAATTATGGCAACTTGTCGAAAGAAATGATGTACATGCATTTTATGCTGCTAGGATAATTAAACGAGCCGTTGAAGATTCATTGGAATTTGAAAGTCTTTCCAGTTTTGAATCGTTTGATATTAATTATACTAAATTGGTGAAAACTCCATTTAAATTTGTATCATTGGTGGGAGGGTTTTCCAAGTTTTTAAATTCCAAGAAATTAGATCGGATCAGAAATTATGTTTTATCAGAAATTTTGGCTGTCAAGAAAGAGGAACAAATTATTACTGATGGGATTAAATGGGTTGTATTATCATTAGTATTTTTCAACACTGAGGTTTTTGCCACTGATGTTTATCCAATTCATAAACTCACAATGGTACTAAGTTTAATCAGTGATTGGTTAGACTCTTCAGTGGCttatgataatgaatttattgatttacGGGTActtatttgttgttttttggGGGTTATAATTCTGAAGCAAACAAATATTCCGGATAATTATTATGAATTGGCCAAGAaagtttttgaaaacaattttgaaattattcaaCTTGAGCCAAATAGATtagatttgaattattatactTTGAAATTTTATATTCAGGTTATGAATAAAGATATGGGTAAATTTGATGaggaattgattgatatattCCTTAATTTTAATTACACTTGTCGTAATCAAGCAACTATATTGGTGGAACAAACAATAGCAAGAGTATTAAGagaatcatcaattgaaatgaaaatcattcaatccaaaaaaagttcatttttcaaattattcaCAAGTAGTAAATCGGTATCTGTTCAAAGAATTTGTGCATGGTATTTAAGACAGATTATTTTGTTAGAACAACAggaatttgttgttgaatatcaattgtctaaaaatgatgaaaaagaattacaaGCAAGAATACCTGATGAACTTATAAAGATTGTTAATCATACTTTAGGTCATCAAGAATATGAAGTTTTCCAGTATATGTGGTCATGGGTATTAATATTGTCGTATATGGAAGATATTActttgaagatgaaaaatGAATACATTGGACAACTTGTACAAAATAAAGAGCTTCCaatattgtttgattttgtttttgaatatttacATGTTGAAGATGAGagtttatttatcattgaTAGTgggaaacaacaacaacaacaacaacaacagcaacagcaagACACTGAAAACAACATTATTCCAAattatgatttaattgaaacgGGCAAATCTGAAAGTTCCATTCATGAACTTAAATTGTTAGCAggatatatttatttcaaatgTGCTCAACTTTGTGGATCTCAAGTACAACTTTGGTATCAAGAAATTAGagataaacaatttaagAATATTGTGGAGAAATTTACTGTCAAATTTATTGCACCTATACTTGTTAAAGATATTAAAGAGAATGTTGGTAAAGAAATTGGTAAACTTGAACAAAATGAGGttaatataaaaattgGGACCAATCAAATCAAGGCCAATATTTCTGTAGAAGAAGAGAATATATCGATGCGATGGTCTATACCATCAAATTATCCATTAAGTAATGTTTCAGTTGAAGGTCCACTTTGTGTTGGagttaaagaaaatcaatGGAAAGCATGGTTATTGGCATcacaaaaaataatttcattaactAATGGATCAATtactaaatcaattgaattattttgtaaaaatGTCAATTTACATTTTTCTGGATTTGAAGATTGTGCAATTTgttattcaattcttcatcaagaTTCTTCATTACCTTCTAAAAATTGTACAACATGTTCTAATAAATTCCATGCTGCTTGTTTATATAAATGGTTCAAAAGTTCAGGTAGTTCTACTTGTCCACTTTGTCGATCAACATTTAATTTCAGAAgataa
- a CDS encoding conserved hypothetical protein (possibly Candida-specific), with the protein MSPSDLLIELSEFINTDNYQMKLKNILISKFLLKFPIEIIYKILFYVPDLYLLVFFSINLKTINCNKISIKDLEDYIFNNINNNKIIYLDLKPLIDINSINYQTLEDLLIFKKIDFRFLDKFQFYYHSLNIKNWQFPLFMSPFIIRFINKDKTKVEIDDWNRILLDGMELGLGLGLDLDSTATATTTSTSTSTTSTSTTTTTTTTTTINNNSHMIIRGLHHMITKPITTPATTTTTTTTTNTTNTSNSFSPFIPDVKQFSLIIQNLKNKIPGFNQWQINQQEIFFLNIKNTNFQFTLKGIDENCWFKHYNFTKLYLKTYYLYQDDYKLNKLFNFNNLIKLTIDFGQSPLNFIPHWFQFIKNLLNLEIFNLNIGKISLIDIGLIVLKLNQLIEFNLKTFKYWTQIFWKWLIIKLINQRKHRKHQKYQKQKSKTNNQNLNPNKTKEFKFTLQFIDD; encoded by the coding sequence atGAGTCCATcagatttattaattgaattatcagaatttattaatactgataattatcaaatgaaattgaaaaatattttaattagtaaatttttattaaaatttcctattgaaataatttataaaatattattttatgttcctgatttatatttattagtatttttcctgataaatttgaaaactattaattgtaataaaatttcaattaaagatttagaagattatattttcaataacattaataataataaaatcatttatttagatttaaaacctttaattgatataaattcaataaattatcaaactttggaagatttattaatttttaaaaaaattgatttccgatttcttgataaatttcaattttattatcattcattaaatattaaaaattggCAATTTCCTTTATTTATGAGTCCATTTATTAtaagatttattaataaagataaaacaaaagtagaaattgatgattggAATCGAATATTATTAGATGGGATGGAATTAGGGTTAGGATTAGGATTAGATTTGGAttcaacagcaacagcaacaaccaCGTCCACCTccacctccaccaccagcaccagcaccacaacaacaacaacaacaacaacaactattaataataattctcaTATGATCATTAGAGGACTTCATCATATGATAACCAAACCAATCACTACACCagctactactactaccaccaccaccaccaccaacaccaccaacacaagcaattctttttcaccATTCATCCCTGATgttaaacaattttcattaattattcaaaatttaaagaataaaattCCTGGTTTCAATCAATGGcaaattaatcaacaagaaatttttttccttaatattaaaaatactaattttcaatttactTTAAAAggtattgatgaaaattgttggtttaaacattataattttactaaattatatttaaaaacttattatttatatcaagatgattataaattgaataaattatttaattttaataatttaattaaattaactATAGATTTTGGTCAATCACCATTAAATTTTATACCTcattggtttcaatttattaaaaatttattaaatttggaaatttttaatttaaatattggtaaaatatctttaattgatattggtTTAATTgtattaaaattgaatcaattgattgaatttaatcttaaaacttttaaatattggactcaaatattttggaaatggttgattataaaattaattaatcaacGGAAACATCGAAAAcatcaaaaatatcaaaaacaaaagtcTAAGACtaacaatcaaaatttaaatccaaataaaaccaaagaattcaaattcacaTTGCAATTTATAGATGATTAG
- a CDS encoding methionine aminopeptidase, putative (Similar to S. cerevisiae MAP2;~In S. cerevisiae: catalyzes the cotranslational removal of N-terminal methionine from nascent polypeptides) produces the protein MTGVTGTEDTKVIESKINELNIDKSKPEKTNKVNKSDDVDNDDVDNDDNDDEDNDDDDDEITESGNSASSSGDKKKKKNKNKNKKKKKKKIISIDSSYPEGIFPEGQWMEYPLEDINSYRITSEEKRYLDRQQNNKWQDFRKGAEIHRRVRHKAQSSIKPGMTMIEIANLIEDSIRNYSNNDHTLKSGIGFPTGLSLNHVAAHYTPNTGDKLILKKDDIMKVDIGIHVNGRICDSAFTMTFNDEGKYDNIMKAVKEATYTGIKESGIDVRLNDIGAAIQEVMESYEMEENGKIYPIKCIKNLNGHNIDDFIIHSGKSVPIIANGDMTKMEEGEIFAIETFGSTGNGYVLPEGECSHYAMNKNIQHLKPPSERSKQLLESIKQNFGTLPWCRRYLERTGEEKYLFALNQLVRHGIIEEYPPIVDKRGSYTAQYEHTILLHPHKKEVVTKGDDY, from the coding sequence ATGACTGGTGTAACTGGAACTGAAGATACTAAAGTAATTGAATCgaaaatcaatgaattaaatattgataaatctaAACCAGAAAAAACTAATAAAGTCAATAAAAGCgatgatgttgataatgatgatgttgataatgatgataatgatgatgaagataatgatgatgatgatgatgaaataacTGAATCAGGAAATTCTGCTTCTTCATCAggtgataaaaaaaagaaaaagaataaaaataaaaataaaaagaagaaaaagaagaaaattataTCTATTGATTCATCATATCCTGAAGGAATTTTCCCTGAAGGTCAATGGATGGAATATCCTTTAGAAGATATAAATTCTTATCGAATCACATctgaagaaaaaagatattTAGATCgacaacaaaataataaatggcAAGATTTCCGTAAAGGAGCCGAAATTCATCGTCGAGTAAGACATAAAGCTCAATCAAGTATTAAACCAGGGATGACAATGATTGAAATTGccaatttaattgaagattCAATTCGAAATTATTCTAATAATGATCATACTTTAAAATCAGGAATTGGATTTCCTACAGGTTTATCATTAAATCATGTTGCTGCTCATTATACTCCTAATACTGgagataaattaattttgaaaaaagatgaTATAATGAAAGTTGATATTGGAATTCATGTAAATGGACGTATTTGTGATTCAGCTTTTACTATGAcatttaatgatgaagGGAAATATGATAATATTATGAAAGCAGTTAAAGAAGCAACATATACTGGGATTAAAGAACTGGGTATTGATGTTAGATTAAATGATATTGGAGCTGCTATTCAAGAAGTTATGGAATCTTATGAAATGGAAGAAAATGGTAAAATTTATCCTATTAAAtgtattaaaaatttaaatggtcataatattgatgattttattattcattcaGGAAAATCAGTACCTATTATAGCTAATGGAGATATGACAAAAATGGAAGAAGGTGAAATTTTTGCTATTGAAACTTTTGGATCTACTGGTAATGGTTATGTATTACCTGAGGGGGAATGTTCTCATTATGCtatgaataaaaatatacaACATTTAAAACCTCCATCAGAAAGatcaaaacaattattagaatcaattaaacaaaattttgGTACTTTACCTTGGTGTCGTAGATATTTAGAACGAACTGgtgaagaaaaatatttatttgctttaaatcaattagtTAGACATGGTattattgaagaatatcctccaattgttgataaaagAGGTAGTTATACTGCTCAATATGAACATACTATATTATTACATCCTcataaaaaagaagttgTCACTAAAGGTGATGATTATTga
- a CDS encoding endoplasmic reticulum integral membrane protein, putative (In S. cerevisiae: required for inositol metabolism and regulation of phospholipid biosynthesis;~Similar to S. cerevisiae SCS2;~spliced gene) — MDVSPSNLEFTGSFTKQITEYLTLSNPTNTPLAFKVKTTAPKLYCVRPNASIVQPGESLQISIILQGFSQPLPNDYKCKDKFLLVSVPAPNSIDPTKVGESWGQLEAQFKPQVVSKKLRVNYVVGPDKPDGGAGINQQPQQQQQQQQQPAQQQFNQQQPQPQLQQQQQPSQSNIDVGTGAGIAAGAGAGAGAGAGGVIASSGYNQAQNVPNGDNSFNQTANRSFDTSSAHNGYNNQSFASTTAAVHQQQPQQQQQHYQQSNYQASSGNGHGNGYGNVGGGASQPSPALQRELEALARQVQTLSTKLDQNEKAAASRSPVSSLVGGSGEDVSGISLPVALVLVLIAFLIGWLVF; from the exons ATGGATGTTTCACCAAGCAATTTAGAATTCACTG gATCATTTACCAAACAAATCACTGAATATTTAACTTTATCTAATCCAACCAATACTCCATTGGCTTTTAAAGTTAAAACTACTGCTCCTAAATTATATTGTGTTAGACCAAATGCTAGTATTGTTCAACCAGGAGAATCATtacaaatttcaattattttacAAGGATTTTCTCAACCATTACCAAATGATTATAAATGTAAagataaatttttattagttTCAGTACCAGcaccaaattcaattgatccaaCAAAAGTTGGTGAATCTTGGGGTCAATTAGAAGCTCAATTTAAACCTCAAGTTGTTTCTAAAAAATTGAGAGTTAATTATGTTGTTGGTCCAGATAAACCAGATGGTGGTGCTGGTATCaatcaacaaccacaacaacaacaacaacaacaacaacaaccagctcaacaacaatttaatcaacagcaaccacaaccacaattacaacagcaacaacaaccaagtCAATCTAATATTGATGTTGGTACTGGAGCTGGTATTGctgctggtgctggtgctggtgctggtgcAGGTGCTGGTGGTGTTATTGCTAGCTCTGGCTATAATCAAGCTCAGAATGTTCCAAACGGTGATAACTCTTTCAATCAAACTGCTAACAGATCATTTGATACTTCTTCTGCTCATAATGgttataataatcaatcattTGCCAGTACTACAGCTGCtgttcatcaacaacaaccacaacaacaacaacaacattatcaacaatcaaaCTATCAAGCTTCTAGTGGTAATGGTCATGGTAATGGATATGGTAatgttggtggtggagcATCTCAACCATCTCCAGCTTTGCAACGTGAATTAGAAGCTTTAGCTAGACAAGTTCAAACATTATCTACTAAATTGgatcaaaatgaaaaagcTGCTGCCTCAAGAAGTCcagtttcttctttagttGGAGGATCTGGTGAAGATGTCAGTGGTATTTCATTACCAGTTGCTTTAGTATTAGTACTCATTGCTTTCCTTATTGGTTGGTTAGTATTTTAa